The following are encoded together in the Deltaproteobacteria bacterium genome:
- a CDS encoding helix-turn-helix transcriptional regulator, whose amino-acid sequence MTLKELAQRVNCSPSFISQVERGKVSPSIATLKHVANVLRVNIVDFFLPPNNSESVVMREGERVEISIKRWKAKINLLVKSTQGKRMQPFYTVIKPGGGALGLYNHEGEEFGIVLKGVLEINLDGTRYQIKENESFYYSSQIPHSWINPTNEETVVVWVVSPPTW is encoded by the coding sequence TTGACATTAAAGGAATTGGCCCAAAGGGTAAATTGCTCTCCTTCCTTTATCTCCCAGGTGGAAAGAGGAAAGGTCTCCCCCTCCATAGCCACATTGAAACATGTAGCCAATGTCCTCAGGGTAAACATTGTGGACTTCTTTCTCCCCCCTAATAACTCTGAATCCGTGGTGATGCGAGAAGGGGAGAGGGTGGAGATCTCCATAAAGAGGTGGAAGGCGAAGATCAACCTCCTGGTCAAGAGCACCCAGGGGAAGAGGATGCAGCCCTTCTACACGGTGATCAAGCCAGGAGGAGGGGCTTTGGGCCTTTACAACCATGAGGGAGAGGAGTTCGGCATAGTCCTCAAGGGGGTACTGGAGATAAACCTCGATGGCACCCGCTATCAGATAAAGGAAAATGAAAGCTTCTACTACTCCTCCCAGATACCTCACAGCTGGATCAACCCCACAAATGAGGAGACGGTGGTAGTCTGGGTGGTAAGTCCTCCTACATGGTAG
- a CDS encoding aldehyde dehydrogenase family protein produces MALLSEVSKHYGRLKFFIDGKWVDSKSTTINQTTNPAIGEVIAEFPTATQEEADAAVEAAYRAFKTWSNLPLRDRARLLFDLRGKFDEYFDELSRVLTQDHGRTIDESRGSVRRVIENIESACSALYRLARENEHVDQLARGIDEYLVWEPVGVFLIITPGNIPMHAWSSFVPYALACGCPVVWSPSWQGPVCANKITEVVEEAGFPPGVHNLIHVGNQVELNATMFAHPYVQGAGFIGSTAVSKILFDQAGKLGKRTSLNGNGKNHIVIMPDADIDRGIEYLLRGCYGMTGQRCLGTDNVVIVGDVYDEVKSKFVEASAGMKLGYGLDEDTDLGPMTTQMGKEKVLQWIEKGLKEGAKIALDGREVKVKDYPNGYFLGPTILGDVHPDMHIAKEEAFGPVANLIRASNLDEAIEWINTKTNLGHSACILTADGKNARKFTREVNVGNVGVNLGIPQPYSFFPMASKRESFFGNAHSRMDSVRLFMDQKTVTLRWV; encoded by the coding sequence ATGGCGTTACTATCTGAAGTCAGCAAGCATTATGGAAGGTTAAAATTCTTCATCGACGGCAAGTGGGTTGACTCCAAGTCCACCACCATTAATCAGACCACCAATCCTGCTATAGGTGAGGTGATCGCAGAGTTCCCTACGGCAACACAGGAAGAGGCCGATGCGGCAGTTGAGGCAGCATACAGGGCTTTTAAGACATGGAGCAATCTCCCCCTGCGGGATAGGGCCCGTTTACTCTTCGACCTCAGGGGCAAGTTTGATGAATATTTCGACGAACTCAGTCGCGTTCTCACCCAAGATCACGGAAGGACCATAGATGAATCCAGAGGGTCTGTGAGAAGGGTTATTGAGAATATCGAATCGGCTTGCTCAGCCCTGTACAGGTTAGCAAGGGAGAACGAACATGTGGATCAGTTGGCCAGGGGTATTGACGAATATCTAGTATGGGAACCAGTGGGGGTCTTCCTCATCATTACACCAGGAAACATCCCCATGCATGCCTGGTCGTCCTTTGTCCCATATGCCCTTGCCTGCGGATGTCCTGTAGTTTGGAGCCCAAGCTGGCAGGGTCCTGTCTGCGCCAATAAGATCACCGAGGTGGTTGAGGAGGCCGGTTTCCCTCCTGGCGTACATAATCTCATTCATGTGGGGAATCAGGTAGAGCTCAATGCCACGATGTTCGCCCATCCCTATGTGCAGGGAGCCGGGTTTATAGGGTCGACAGCAGTCAGCAAAATACTGTTCGACCAAGCGGGAAAACTGGGGAAGAGGACATCCTTGAACGGTAATGGAAAGAATCATATCGTTATCATGCCAGATGCCGACATAGACAGAGGGATTGAGTACCTTCTGAGGGGATGCTATGGTATGACCGGCCAACGCTGCCTGGGTACTGACAACGTGGTTATCGTGGGAGATGTATACGATGAGGTGAAGAGCAAGTTTGTAGAGGCCTCTGCGGGCATGAAACTGGGTTATGGACTTGACGAAGATACGGACCTCGGGCCTATGACCACACAAATGGGGAAAGAAAAGGTCCTTCAGTGGATAGAGAAGGGTTTAAAGGAAGGGGCTAAGATCGCACTGGATGGCAGAGAGGTCAAGGTAAAGGACTATCCTAATGGCTATTTCCTCGGTCCCACCATCCTGGGAGATGTCCACCCTGACATGCACATTGCGAAAGAGGAGGCATTTGGCCCTGTTGCCAACCTGATAAGGGCCAGCAATCTCGATGAAGCAATAGAGTGGATCAACACCAAGACAAACCTTGGACACTCAGCATGCATCCTTACGGCGGACGGTAAAAATGCGCGAAAGTTTACAAGAGAGGTCAACGTAGGAAACGTGGGGGTGAATTTGGGTATACCACAACCATACTCCTTTTTCCCAATGGCGTCCAAGAGGGAGTCCTTCTTCGGAAATGCCCATAGCAGGATGGACTCTGTAAGGCTGTTCATGGACCAGAAGACGGTCACCTTACGTTGGGTTTGA
- a CDS encoding peptidoglycan DD-metalloendopeptidase family protein, with protein MKRDGIYTIWIFRNGAFRPYKIKLPGLSAKILLAVFLVIIFSFPFITFSYISKSLKLSRIENERTEQQAKIASLNKKMGEFNQQIQRLKEFDVKLRIIANLENAEETGPFLGVGGLVHSSREPWEKTESDLQGMKKELDHLCTEAKFCEKSFRELYSFLEGKKRQLVCTPSIWPARGWLTSRFGYRIDPFTGLRQFHEGIDIANRIGTPIIVPADGVVSRVFKDFGLGLVLEIKHGYGIITRYGHLSKVHVKVGKKVKRGERVATIGNTGRSTGPHLHYEVRLNGVPVNPQRYILN; from the coding sequence ATGAAAAGGGATGGGATCTATACGATATGGATCTTCCGCAATGGAGCTTTCAGGCCTTATAAGATAAAACTTCCTGGGCTTAGCGCCAAAATCCTTTTAGCGGTTTTTCTTGTCATCATCTTTTCCTTTCCCTTTATCACCTTTAGTTACATCTCCAAGAGTTTAAAATTATCCAGGATAGAGAATGAAAGGACTGAGCAACAGGCCAAGATTGCCTCCTTAAATAAAAAAATGGGGGAATTCAATCAACAGATCCAAAGGTTGAAGGAGTTTGATGTAAAACTACGCATCATTGCCAATCTCGAAAATGCCGAGGAGACCGGTCCCTTTTTGGGGGTAGGAGGTCTTGTCCACTCTTCTCGCGAACCGTGGGAAAAGACGGAATCCGATCTACAAGGAATGAAGAAGGAGCTGGACCATTTATGTACAGAGGCAAAGTTTTGCGAGAAGAGCTTTCGAGAACTTTACTCCTTTTTAGAGGGAAAGAAGAGACAATTGGTATGTACCCCCTCTATCTGGCCTGCCCGAGGGTGGTTGACGTCGCGCTTCGGATATCGCATTGACCCCTTTACCGGATTGAGGCAGTTTCACGAGGGGATCGATATCGCCAACAGGATAGGCACTCCTATTATCGTCCCCGCCGATGGGGTGGTTTCCCGTGTTTTCAAAGACTTCGGCCTAGGATTAGTATTGGAGATCAAACATGGTTACGGTATCATTACCCGCTATGGCCATCTCTCCAAGGTGCATGTGAAGGTGGGCAAAAAGGTCAAAAGGGGTGAAAGGGTCGCTACCATTGGCAACACTGGAAGATCTACTGGTCCCCATCTGCACTATGAGGTGAGGTTGAACGGTGTCCCCGTAAACCCCCAGCGCTATATCTTGAATTAA
- the secA gene encoding preprotein translocase subunit SecA, with protein MLGNIAKKVVGSKNERELKRIKPLIEMISSLEPQIYPLDDHRLAAKTGEFKERLEKGEPLDDLLPEAFAVVREVARRTLGERHFDVQVIGGVVLHEGKIAEMATGEGKTLVSTMPAYLNALLGKGVHIVTVNDYLAKRDSEWMGVIYRFLGLSVGVILHDMDDYARRKAYQADITYGTNNEFGFDYLRDNMKFSLDDYVQRQLHYAIVDEVDSILIDEARTPLIISGPAEESTDKYYKINRIIPQLRRERDYTVDEKSNAVVLTEEGVARLERLLNIENLYDPRYIDTLHHVNQGLRAHTLFKRDVDYVVKDGKVIIVDEFTGRLMPGRRWSDGLHQAVEAKEGVRIESENQTLATITFQNYFRMYDKLAGMTGTADTEAAEFKKIYKLDVIVVPTNRPLIRTNYPDAIYKTESEKFNAVVREIEELYQIGRPVLVGTVSIDKSERLSRLLKKRGIPHHVLNAKHHEKEAEIIAQAGRFKGTTISTNMAGRGTDILLGGNPKMIALQTVGKEAGDGELEAAYQKALAITSQEKEEVIKLGGLHVLGTERHESRRVDNQLRGRSGRQGDPGSSRFYLSLEDDLLRIFGSERIAGIMDKLGVEDDQPIEHSLVTKAIENAQRRVEGHNFEIRKHLLEYDDVMNQQREVIYSQRKEILKGERLKELALDMIEEVVEEIVGEYTDEKRYPEEWDLEGLKEAFHQSFSFQLGLDRETLEGMNQQDLYTSLMEKAQAFYEEKERVFGDEVMRDLERFILLQTLDSHWKDHLLNIDHLKEGIGLRGYGQKNPLLEYKREGYEMFIDMLASVREDAVHKLFAVQLAEEEGVPTLQDALGPRLFLIRGGLEAPPPPPPPEMMGEQERPIPVRREGKKIGRNDPCPCGSGKKYKKCCGR; from the coding sequence ATGTTAGGTAACATCGCAAAAAAGGTTGTAGGGAGCAAAAACGAGAGGGAACTCAAAAGGATCAAACCCCTCATCGAGATGATAAGCTCTCTAGAACCCCAGATCTACCCCCTCGATGATCATCGCCTGGCCGCCAAGACAGGTGAGTTCAAAGAGAGATTGGAGAAGGGGGAACCCTTAGATGATCTCTTGCCCGAGGCCTTTGCAGTGGTCAGAGAGGTGGCAAGGCGCACCTTAGGAGAGCGCCATTTTGATGTTCAGGTCATTGGTGGGGTAGTCCTGCACGAAGGCAAAATAGCTGAGATGGCTACAGGGGAGGGGAAGACCCTGGTATCTACCATGCCAGCATATCTCAATGCCCTGCTGGGCAAAGGGGTGCATATTGTAACCGTAAATGACTATCTGGCCAAGAGGGATAGCGAGTGGATGGGGGTCATCTACCGATTTTTGGGGCTCTCTGTAGGCGTGATCCTGCATGACATGGACGATTACGCCAGGAGAAAGGCCTACCAGGCTGATATCACCTATGGGACCAACAATGAGTTCGGCTTCGATTACTTGAGGGACAATATGAAGTTCAGCCTGGATGACTATGTGCAGCGACAGCTCCACTATGCCATCGTGGATGAGGTGGACAGCATCCTCATTGATGAGGCGAGGACCCCCCTCATCATCTCCGGACCTGCGGAGGAGTCCACAGACAAATACTATAAGATCAACCGGATCATCCCCCAACTGAGGAGAGAGCGAGATTATACCGTGGATGAGAAGAGCAACGCTGTGGTACTTACCGAAGAAGGGGTGGCCCGGTTGGAGAGGCTCCTGAATATAGAGAACCTATACGATCCCAGATATATCGATACCCTCCATCACGTAAACCAGGGGCTGCGGGCCCATACCCTCTTTAAGAGGGATGTGGACTACGTAGTGAAGGACGGCAAGGTGATCATCGTCGACGAGTTCACCGGCAGGCTTATGCCCGGTAGACGCTGGAGCGACGGGCTCCACCAGGCCGTGGAGGCCAAAGAGGGGGTCAGGATAGAAAGTGAGAATCAGACCTTGGCCACCATTACCTTCCAGAACTACTTCCGGATGTACGATAAATTGGCGGGGATGACGGGAACTGCCGACACTGAGGCCGCGGAGTTCAAGAAGATATATAAACTAGATGTAATAGTGGTCCCCACCAATCGACCCCTGATCCGAACGAACTATCCGGATGCGATCTATAAGACGGAGAGTGAAAAGTTCAACGCAGTGGTAAGGGAGATAGAGGAGCTCTACCAGATAGGACGGCCCGTCTTGGTGGGGACCGTCTCCATCGATAAGTCAGAGCGATTGAGCAGGTTGTTGAAGAAGAGGGGGATTCCACATCACGTGCTCAACGCCAAACACCACGAGAAAGAGGCCGAGATCATCGCCCAGGCGGGTCGTTTTAAGGGCACGACCATCTCCACCAACATGGCTGGCCGCGGAACCGACATCCTCTTGGGGGGAAACCCAAAGATGATCGCCCTCCAGACGGTTGGGAAAGAGGCGGGCGATGGTGAGCTGGAGGCCGCCTATCAAAAGGCCTTGGCCATCACCTCCCAGGAGAAAGAGGAGGTGATTAAGCTGGGTGGGTTACACGTCCTCGGGACAGAGCGACATGAGAGCCGTCGCGTCGACAATCAATTGAGGGGGAGGTCTGGTCGACAGGGAGACCCTGGCTCATCCCGCTTCTACTTATCCCTGGAAGATGACCTGTTGCGGATCTTCGGCTCCGAAAGGATAGCGGGGATCATGGACAAACTGGGGGTAGAAGATGATCAACCCATCGAACATTCCCTGGTTACCAAGGCCATTGAGAACGCCCAAAGGAGGGTGGAGGGCCATAATTTTGAGATCAGGAAGCACCTCTTGGAATATGATGATGTAATGAATCAACAGCGAGAGGTAATCTACTCACAGCGCAAGGAGATCTTGAAGGGAGAGAGGTTGAAGGAGCTGGCCCTTGATATGATAGAAGAGGTAGTGGAGGAGATTGTTGGGGAATACACCGATGAGAAGCGTTACCCCGAAGAATGGGATCTGGAGGGGTTAAAGGAGGCCTTTCACCAAAGTTTCTCCTTTCAATTAGGGCTAGATAGAGAGACCTTGGAGGGGATGAATCAACAGGACCTCTACACCTCCCTTATGGAGAAGGCCCAGGCCTTTTATGAGGAGAAGGAGAGGGTCTTTGGTGATGAGGTGATGAGAGATTTGGAGCGCTTCATCCTCTTGCAGACCCTGGACAGCCATTGGAAAGATCATCTCTTGAACATCGATCACCTAAAGGAAGGGATAGGCCTGCGGGGTTACGGCCAGAAGAACCCCCTTTTGGAGTACAAAAGGGAGGGTTATGAGATGTTTATTGATATGCTGGCCAGCGTAAGGGAGGACGCAGTGCACAAGCTCTTTGCCGTGCAGCTTGCCGAGGAGGAGGGGGTACCGACGCTACAAGATGCCCTGGGGCCGAGGTTATTTTTGATCAGGGGTGGGCTCGAAGCTCCGCCGCCACCTCCCCCTCCGGAGATGATGGGTGAGCAGGAGCGCCCCATACCCGTGCGTCGCGAGGGCAAAAAGATCGGCCGAAACGATCCCTGTCCATGTGGCAGCGGGAAAAAATACAAAAAGTGTTGCGGGAGGTAG
- the argJ gene encoding bifunctional glutamate N-acetyltransferase/amino-acid acetyltransferase ArgJ, with amino-acid sequence MRPKGFQAAGITCGIKETEGAKDLALIYSEVPAKVAGLFTRNRVKAAPVIYTRRRVRRGICQALIINSGNANACTGQKGLMDAETMARLIASTLHIPHQQVLVSSTGVIGRPLPMGKIERGIPSLVAKLSPDGFQDAAEAILTTDTCSKVAMERVDTDGEKITIFGMAKGAGMIHPQLATMLAFILTDAEVEAEVLSALLQEGVRCTFNRITVDGDTSTNDMILLVANGEGGSSPLHPGDVRFRPFREALFGVMDQLTQAIVRDGEGRTKVVEIVVRGASSSKEAEKLAFRVAHSPLVKTAFFGQDPNWGRIMAAMGDAGVPFDPQKVAIYFDGALVVEGGIQAQGIREDRLREVLKKEEFKVVIDLHRGTSQVSVLTTDLSYDYVRINASYHT; translated from the coding sequence CTGAGGCCCAAAGGCTTTCAGGCGGCAGGGATCACCTGTGGGATAAAGGAGACAGAGGGGGCCAAGGATCTGGCCCTCATTTATTCAGAGGTCCCGGCAAAGGTGGCTGGCCTCTTCACCAGAAACAGGGTCAAGGCGGCACCTGTCATCTATACCAGGAGGAGGGTGCGCAGGGGTATCTGCCAGGCCCTCATCATCAACAGCGGTAATGCCAACGCCTGTACAGGTCAGAAGGGTTTGATGGATGCAGAGACCATGGCGAGGTTGATTGCCAGCACCCTTCATATCCCCCACCAGCAGGTCTTGGTCTCCTCCACGGGGGTGATCGGCCGCCCCCTTCCCATGGGAAAGATCGAGAGGGGGATTCCATCCTTGGTTGCCAAGCTCTCCCCTGATGGTTTTCAGGATGCCGCCGAGGCCATTCTGACCACTGATACCTGCTCCAAGGTGGCCATGGAAAGGGTGGACACTGATGGAGAAAAAATCACCATCTTTGGGATGGCCAAAGGGGCGGGGATGATTCACCCTCAGCTTGCCACCATGTTGGCCTTTATCCTGACCGATGCGGAGGTGGAGGCAGAGGTATTGTCCGCTCTTTTGCAAGAGGGGGTCCGCTGCACTTTTAACAGGATCACGGTCGATGGGGATACCAGCACCAACGACATGATCCTCTTGGTGGCCAATGGTGAGGGAGGGAGCAGCCCTCTTCATCCTGGGGATGTGCGATTTCGTCCCTTTAGGGAGGCCCTGTTTGGGGTCATGGACCAATTGACCCAGGCCATTGTCAGGGATGGGGAGGGCAGGACAAAGGTGGTGGAGATCGTCGTGCGCGGGGCCAGCAGCAGCAAGGAGGCCGAGAAACTGGCCTTCAGGGTAGCCCATTCCCCTTTGGTGAAGACCGCCTTTTTCGGCCAAGACCCCAACTGGGGGAGGATCATGGCGGCAATGGGAGATGCAGGGGTCCCCTTCGATCCTCAAAAGGTGGCCATCTACTTTGATGGTGCCCTGGTAGTAGAGGGAGGGATCCAAGCCCAAGGTATCAGAGAGGATAGGCTAAGGGAGGTATTAAAAAAGGAGGAGTTCAAAGTGGTCATCGATCTGCATCGAGGGACTTCTCAGGTCTCTGTCCTCACTACCGATCTCTCCTACGATTACGTCAGGATAAACGCCTCATACCATACCTAA